In the genome of Physeter macrocephalus isolate SW-GA chromosome 20, ASM283717v5, whole genome shotgun sequence, one region contains:
- the PURG gene encoding purine-rich element-binding protein gamma isoform X2: MERARRRGGGGGGGRGRGGKNVGGSGLSKSRLYPQAPHSHYPHYAASATPNQAGGAAEIQELASKRVDIQKKRFYLDVKQSSRGRFLKIAEVWIGRGRQDNIRKSKLTLSLSVAAELKDCLGDFIEHYAHLGLKGHRQEHGHGKEQSSRRRQKHAAPSPPVSVGSEEHPHSVLKTDYIERDNRKYYLDLKENQRGRFLRIRQTMIRGTGMIGYFGHTLGQEQTIVLPAQGMIEFRDALVQLIEDYGEGDIEERRGGDDDPVELPEGTSFRVDNKRFYFDVGSNKYGIFLKVSEVRPPYRNTITVPFKAWTRFGENFIKYEEEMRKIFNSHKEKRMDGRRASGEEQECLD; encoded by the coding sequence ATGGAAAGAGCCAGGCGaaggggaggcggcggcggcggcggccgcggccgcGGCGGCAAGAATGTAGGGGGCTCTGGCCTCAGCAAGAGTAGACTCTATCCTCAGGCCCCGCACTCCCACTACCCCCACTACGCGGCTTCAGCCACCCCTAACCAGGCTGGGGGCGCAGCCGAAATCCAGGAGCTGGCCTCCAAAAGGGTGGACATCCAGAAAAAGAGGTTTTACCTAGATGTGAAGCAAAGCTCCCGGGGCCGGTTCCTAAAGATAGCCGAAGTCTGGATAGGGAGAGGCCGGCAAGACAATATCAGAAAGAGTAAACTGACCCTCTCCCTGTCTGTGGCCGCGGAGCTGAAGGACTGTCTAGGGGACTTCATCGAGCACTATGCACACCTGGGCCTGAAAGGCCACCGACAAGAGCATGGTCACGGCAAAGAGCAAAGCTCCAGGAGGAGACAGAAGCACGCAGCACCCTCCCCACCAGTCTCTGTGGGGTCCGAAGAGCACCCTCACAGTGTCCTCAAAACAGACTACATAGAGAGGGACAATAGGAAATACTATCTAGACCTAAAGGAAAATCAACGGGGTCGCTTCCTAAGGATAAGACAAACCATGATCCGGGGGACTGGCATGATAGGTTATTTTGGCCACACTTTGGGCCAAGAGCAGACTATCGTCCTCCCAGCACAAGGGATGATTGAGTTTCGGGATGCCTTGGTTCAGCTCATTGAAGACTATGGCGAAGGAGACATAGAAGAACGCAGAGGTGGAGACGATGACCCAGTCGAACTCCCAGAGGGGACTTCTTTCAGAGTGGACAATAAAAGGTTCTACTTTGATGTGGGCTCTAATAAATATGGAATTTTCCTGAAGGTAAGTGAGGTGAGGCCACCTTACCGTAATACTATTACTGTTCCATTCAAAGCTTGGACAAGGTTTGGGGAGAATTTTATCAAGTACGAAGAAGAGATGAGGAAAATTTTCAACAGCCATAAAGAAAAGAGGATGGATGGCAGAAGGGCCAGTGGTGAAGAGCAAGAATGCCTCGACTAG